GGTCTATATGTAAAATCATTATTCGGATTACAATTTATAGAACTTGCCTTGCTTTGTGTATTAGCCATGCTGGTCCAGGTAATCGTAAATCATAAATATCTTGGACATTTTATCATGGTTGTATATTTTTTGGTGAGCATTTTTATGGCGCAATTTGGTTGGGAACATAAACTATATGATTACGCTGATGATCCGGGATATACCTATTCTGATATGAATGGCTTTGGACATTTTATCTTGCCGATTGGGTGGTTTAAAATTTACTGGACGGCTTTTGCAGTATCATTAGCGATATTGTCTAACCTTTTCTGGGTACGGGGGTTGGAAACAAGCCTTAAATGGCGGACTCAACTTGCAAGAAGACAATTTGTTAAGCCCACAAAAATAGCTTTTATCTTAGCTTTATTGGTATTCTTTATTTCCGGTGGTTTTATTTTTTACAATACCAATATCTTAAATGAATATATGACCAGCAACGAAAGAGAAGAACTAAGTGTAGAATATGAAAAGCGATATAAAAAGTTTGAAAATTCACCACAACCGCGTATAACAGATGTAAATGTCAACGTAGATATCTACCCACTTAGCAGAGATGTTGCATTTAAAGGACATTATATTTTAAAAAATAAAACCAACGAGGCTATTGATTCTATCCATATTGATATAAATCGCAACATAACTATTAATGATATGTCTTTTGACAGGAATCATAAAATGGTTTTGGAAGATGAGAAGATAGGGTACTACATAGTTGAATTATCAAAACCATTATTGCCGGGTGAAAATGTAGTGCTTCAATTTGATTTAGCTTTCACTACGAAAGGGTTCAAAAATAGCGGCTCCAATACAAGTATCGTTGAAAACGGGACATTTTTACATAGTAACAGCTATTTACCCGCTATTGGCTACAACGAAGGCGGAGAATTAAGTGATGATGATACCCGTAAAAAACATGGCCTGAAACCTAAAGAACGTATGGCTTTAGTAAATGACAGCAATGCAAGGTTGAATAATTATATCTCACATGATGCTGATTGGATTACTTTTGAAGCTACTATAAGTACCAGCCCGGATCAGATTGCTATAGCGCCTGGTTATTTACAACGTGAATGGACAGAGGGTAACAGAAGATACTTTCATTATAAAATGGACTGTAAAATTTTGAATTTTTATTCTTTCCTATCTGCAAGGTATGAAGTTATAAGAGATAGCTACGGCCCTACCAGCCCCCCTAACAGCCCCCCTAAATCCCCCCAAAGGGGGGCTGTTAGGGGGGCTATTGAAATTTATTACCATAAAGGACATGAATACAACCTGGATGCTATGGTAAAAGCTATTAAAAGATCTTTGGATTATTATACAGAAAATTTCTCACCCTACCAGCATAAGCAAGTCAGGATACTGGAATTTCCCCGCTATGCTTCATTTGCACAATCATTTCCTAATACCATTCCTTATTCAGAAGCAATAGGTTTTATTGCACAGGTAGATGAGGATGATGAAGATGATATTGATTATCCCTTTTATGTTACAGCCCATGAAGTAGCGCACCAATGGTGGGCTCACCAGGTGATAGGAGGGAATGTACAAGGCGCTACGGTGATGTCTGAAACCATGTCTCAATATTCAGCCTTGATGGTGATGGAAAAAGAGTTTGGAAAGGAAAAAATGAAGAAATTTCTTAAATATGAATTGGACAGATATTTAAGAGGTAGAAGTTTTGAACGAAAAAAGGAACTGCCGTTGATATTGGTAGAAGGACAGGGATATATTCATTATCAGAAAGGTGGGTTGGTAATGTACGCATTGCGTGATTACATAGGAGAGGATTCATTAAATGAAGCGTTAAGAAAATATATCAAAGCAGTAGCTTATCAACAACCCCCATATACCAATTCACTGGAATTTTTAAGCTATATCAAATCAGCTACCCCCGATTCTCTGCAATATATAATAAAGGATATGTTTGAAACGATTACCTTGTATGAAAACAAAACCAATGAAGCTGTACTTAAAAAACGCCCGGATGGTAAGTATGCTGTTAAGATTAAGGTAGCGTCTAAAAAGTTACGGGCTGACAGTTTGGGAAATGAAAAAGAGATCCCTGTTAACGACTGGATAGATATTGGGATATTTGGTAAATCCGAATTGAAAGCAGAGACGCCCAATTTGGACGTCTCTGCTTTCAATTCGGAAAAAAACTCTAATTCGGATAAATCCTCTATTGGTAAGCCTTTGTACCTGAAAAAACATAAAATTAACCAGCCGGAAATGGAATTTGAAATTATTGTAGACGAGCTTCCCTGGAAAGCCGGCATAGATCCCTATAATAAATTAATTGACCGTGATTCGGGAGATAATGTAAAGAAGGTAGGGGCTGGTTGATCTGTTTAGAAATTAATAATGATAATTTTAGTAATTTCTATCAACCAACTCAAGCAGCTCAATAAATTTTTTGCTTCTCAGAGACACGATCTTTCTCTCTGCCCCGATCATTGCTTTCATATAACCGCCTTTATAGTAGCGCCTGAAGAAAGGGCCGGTAAAAAGTATTGCATCTAAAACGGTGTATTCAAACGCGAAGTACACACCGGCAGCTACAAGCAGTCCATTTAAAACAAACGAGTTGATCCCATTTTTAATATCACCATAGTAAATCTGTCCGGCACCGGGCAATAGCATACTTAAATTCTTTGCTGCTCGGGGCCTGATCTTATTGACCTTATTTATTTCACTAAATATTTTGACGATTTTGGCGCTGTCTGATCTTTCTGTGAGCTGTTTGAAATAACGTTCAGATGAGTTAAGCGCTCCGATTTTAAAATTAATGACAGCCAGATAAAAAAGTTTTTTCCTGTAAAAATATCCGGAGAGTGAATCATTGATGTCCAATAAACGGAGGAGTGCATAGTGATAGTCATTTTGTAAGGGAAATATTAATGATCGTCAACAATAATAGCTTCAATTTCATTGTTTAGATTTTTTTTAAATATGGAATCAACATGTGGATAGAAAAAGGCAAGTCGTTCGTATTCCCTGGAAGCTAACAGGTGCTTTTGTGAAGCAGACAAATGTTTTGCATATTTTAATGGATAAAATTCCATATTCACTGCAGGAAGGATGAAAATTACATATACCTGTCAGATCTTGTGATGAAATAAAATATTTATAGTAATATTGTTTTGACCAAATTGTTTGTAAAAAAATACTTTTTTATTTTGAAACCAAGTAATGAATATTTCATGAAAGAAGCATACAAGCAGGCAAAGTATGCTTTTGATGAGGGAGAAATACCTATCGGAGCTGTGATTGTGTGTAATAATAAAGTGATCGCACGGGCACATAACCAGTCTGAAATATTGAGGGATTTTACTGCGCATGCTGAAATGATCGCTTTTACGGCTGCTTCGGATTACCTTGGTGGAAAAAATCTCAGCGATTGTACTTTATACGTAACCCTTGAGCCTTGCCTGATGTGTGCAGGCGCCTGCTATTGGGCCCAGATAAAAAAACTTGTAGTTGGCGCTCCCGATCCAAAAAGAGGTTTTAAAAAGGTCAAAGCAAATATTTTACATCCTAAAACAGAAATTGTTTCCGGAATAATGGATAGAGAATGTGGGAAACTGATCACTGATTTTTTTGATAAAATAAGGTAGTTTATCACTATTGTCCGGGAAAATTTAGAACATAACTTTCCCTGTCTGTCTCAGGCAGATAAGTTGTTTAAAAATAATAGTTGGTCCCGCCTCAGGCGGGAGCAGCAAGCAGTTGGCAAAATGGTAGTTCGCAACAAGAAAACAAAGAACTTCGCAACAAGTCAGAAGAAGTAGGACGAATGTTGAATCACATGATAGAAAATCCTGAAAAGTATCGATCAAGATAGTAGGCAATTTTGCCAATTGCCCATTGCCAACTGCCAACTTCTCTATAAAGCCGACTGCTCCCGAGTACTCGGGATGTATAATTTTTTTTAATCTATTTTCAAAGTATATGTTCTTTTGTGGTTTTGCTATATAGTTCTTATATTTGCAAAATTAAATATGTACCACCTCTAAAAACAGAAAATTATGGAAAATGTAGCTGCAAAAACAGCATTCGAACTGCCGGCTTTGCCTTATGCACCTGACGCATTGGAGCCGCATATCGATAAAATGACCATGGAAATACATCGTGGCAAGCACCACAATGCTTATACCACTAAATTAAATGACGCTATTGATGGCACTGAATTGGCTGATAAGTCTATTGAGGAGATATTGAAAAATATCAGCAAACATTCCGGAGCGGTCAGGAATAACGGTGGCGGTTATTATAATCATAGTCTTTTTTGGACCATCATGTCTCCTAACGGTGGCGGACAACCTTCAGGCGACCTGTTAAACGCAATTAATGGTAGCTTTGGTTCTTTTGATAAGTTCAGGGAAGAATTTTCAAACGCTGCTGCCACCAGGTTCGGTTCCGGCTGGGCATGGCTGGGTGTGAAAAATGATGGCAATCTTTGCGTTTGCTCCACTCCCAACCAGGATAATCCACTGATGGATATTGCTGAATGTGCCTGCACACCCATTTTAGGTTTGGATGTATGGGAACATGCTTACTATTTAAACTATCAGAACAGACGACCTGATTACATTGCAGCCTGGTGGAATGTGGTGAGTTGGGAGGAAGTATCCCGAAGGTTTGCAGAGGTTAAATAAAATGAACTACTCTAAAACCATAGACGGATTAAGTGACCAGGCATTCTGGGATGTGCATTTTGATAAGCTGGACCCGAAGCGACATAATAACTTTATCGTGATGAAGGTTTTTGATTATGGTAATTGGGATGACGTATTATCGGTTTTGGGTTATTATGGAAAAGATAGAGTGCGAAAGTGCTTGATTAATGCAGATTACTTGCAGGAGCATTCAATTGATTTGGCCAGATGGCTTTTAGATGTAAAACCTTCCGATTTTAAATGCTTTACGAAAAAACAGTTACATCAGACATCCTAAGAGTGCTGGAAAAAATAAGTGGGATAGATGAATTAGAAAAATTCCAGCTTGTAGGGGGAACGGCTCTTGCCTTGCAACTAGGTCATCGTCAGTCGTTTGACCTTGATTTTTTTGCTGAAAGGGGCTTCAATAAAGAATACCTGGAATTACGGCTTAGAGCGCTGTTCCCTGAAAAAAAAGATTTAAGTCAGTCAATTAATGGCTTCTCCTGTAAGTTAGACGGAGTGAGATGTGATTTTTACGATTGGAAAACGGGTTATATAAGGGAGCCGGTAGATTTTAAGGGAATAAAAATCGCGTCAACAGAAGATATTGCTGCTTTTAAATTGGATGCTATAACCAGGCGTACAACAATCAAAGATTTTTGGGATATTGCTGAGTTATTGGATAGGTATTCTATCAAGGAAATGATAATGTTTTACAAAGAAAAGTACCCATACCAGGATATAAGAATTGTTATGGATTCGTTGCCCAAAGTTGAAAAAATAACAGAAAAGCCAGAGTATAAGATATTTAAGAATTGCACTTTAAAAGACGTAAATAAAAAGATAGAAACAGCAACGAAAGAATATATTGCAAATCAAATAAAGCAGAAAAAGGAAAAACAAGAGGAGCGGGTAAAAAAAGCAGAAAAACTTATAGAGCGAAAACAGTTGTGATTTGCTTTCAAAATGTATCTTTGACGTATTGATAAACTTTTAAGACACTTTTTTCTTTTTAATCTGCTCCGCTATTCTTACAATAAAATTCTCTATCGTTTCCCCAGCTTGTATTTTATTGTTTTCCAGTGCTCCGGAGAAACTGTCTAAAAGGCCCTTATATTCCGCGAATGTCTTTTCCAGCAGTTTTTCATCTCCGGTTTCCCAATAGTGGCCTTCATCGGTTAAAGAAAAATCCTGCAGGTATTTTTTGCTGACATGACGTAAAAAATTAATGATTGTTTTATGAACATCCACCCCTGCATACTGTGTTTTAGTGAAGATTGAATAAATAAGTTCTTTATCCTTTTCATTTCCCGTTTTCAGGTAATACTCCAGCATGAAAGGGTTTGCCATAATCCCGTTGGAAAGGAAACAAAGCATCACCGGTTCGCTTTGAGGAGGAGAAAAGAGGCAGCCGTAGATGTCTTCATTAAAAGACTTCTTTCCAAAACATTTCACAGGGAATGTCCTTTTAAAAATGTGATACTTCCATTTGTGTATTTCCGCGGTATCTTTTACTTCGTCTATCATTTTTGAAAGCGAAGCGTTGCTGCGAAACTTGCCTTTGTAATAAATGCTTAGTCCCATTGATTTTGGTTAGTTGGAAAGTGTTTTTTGCCACAAAAGCACAAAAGCACTAAATCCCACTAAAAATTAACTAATTGATTTTCAGGGTTTTGTGGGATTTAGTGCTTTGGTGTTTTAGTGGCATTTTTATTTTTTGGACTTTTTAGAGTGGACTCAAATAGTAAAATTAAATTCATGGCAAAAGTACTTCATCTCTCACAGAATATCAACCAAATTTATTTTATAAAAAAAACATCACTAAAAATTTGTATATTAAAAAACCATCCAATACCTTCGCCCGCAATTTTTGATCCACGCCTGTAGGCGCGGGATCAATATTTAATTTATTATTTAAACAAACACGGAACACGGAACGTACAGACGCCCAAATTGGGCGTCTCAACATTCCTCAAATTCCTCAAAACAAATTAATTATCATGAACAAGACAATAAAAAAAATTTTAGCAATTACAGCAATAGCTTTGATTGCTATGCCTTTGTTTTACAGTTGTAAGAAAGGCGAAAATGACCCGTTTATTTCTTTACGTTCCAGGGATAAACGAATTACCGGGGAATGGAAATTGGTTTCAGCTGAAG
This genomic stretch from Cytophagales bacterium harbors:
- a CDS encoding membrane protein insertion efficiency factor YidD; the encoded protein is MFLQTIWSKQYYYKYFISSQDLTGICNFHPSCSEYGILSIKICKTFVCFTKAPVSFQGIRTTCLFLSTC
- a CDS encoding nucleoside deaminase — its product is MKEAYKQAKYAFDEGEIPIGAVIVCNNKVIARAHNQSEILRDFTAHAEMIAFTAASDYLGGKNLSDCTLYVTLEPCLMCAGACYWAQIKKLVVGAPDPKRGFKKVKANILHPKTEIVSGIMDRECGKLITDFFDKIR
- a CDS encoding superoxide dismutase yields the protein MENVAAKTAFELPALPYAPDALEPHIDKMTMEIHRGKHHNAYTTKLNDAIDGTELADKSIEEILKNISKHSGAVRNNGGGYYNHSLFWTIMSPNGGGQPSGDLLNAINGSFGSFDKFREEFSNAAATRFGSGWAWLGVKNDGNLCVCSTPNQDNPLMDIAECACTPILGLDVWEHAYYLNYQNRRPDYIAAWWNVVSWEEVSRRFAEVK
- a CDS encoding nucleotidyl transferase AbiEii/AbiGii toxin family protein, coding for MLYEKTVTSDILRVLEKISGIDELEKFQLVGGTALALQLGHRQSFDLDFFAERGFNKEYLELRLRALFPEKKDLSQSINGFSCKLDGVRCDFYDWKTGYIREPVDFKGIKIASTEDIAAFKLDAITRRTTIKDFWDIAELLDRYSIKEMIMFYKEKYPYQDIRIVMDSLPKVEKITEKPEYKIFKNCTLKDVNKKIETATKEYIANQIKQKKEKQEERVKKAEKLIERKQL